TTCCTCGCGCGCTTCGCGGGCGAGCTCGATCGCGCGCCGCAACAGGGCTTCTTCGGTGTCCTTCACCGGTTCTCCTTCCAGGACGCGGCCACGGCCGCGAGGTCCCGCCACGCGACCTCCGGGTGGAGGGTCTCGGCGGGGTCCGCATCGAACGGGTCGAGCACGACGGTCTCCGCGCCCAGCGCCCGCAGCTGTGCCAGGTCGTCGAGGACCTGGTCGAGGGTGCCTTCCCCGGCGCGCCGGTCCGGGCCGGTCACCGGGGTTCCGGTCACCCGCAGGAGGATCCGCGGTGCGAACGCCGGCACCGGCCGGTCGCCGGCCAGGGTCTTCAGGCGCTCCAGGCCTTCCCGGAACCCGGACATCGTCATCCGCAGGGGGTGCCACGCGTCGCCGAGCTCCACCGCGCGGCGCAGCCCGGCGTCGCTGTGCCCGCCCAGCCACAGCGGGATCGGGCCGGCGCGGTAGTCGTCGTGGTCGGCCCAGGCCGCGCGGATCGCCCGGAGGTACTCGCTGGTCAGCTTCCCGCGCTGCTCGAACGGCACGCCGAGCGCGTCGAACTCCTGCTTCGCCCAGCCGATGCCGGCGCCGAGCACCAGCCGGCCGCCGCTGAGCGCGTCGAGGTTCGCCGCCATCCGGGCCACCAGCAGCGGATGCCGGTACGGCACGACCAGCACGGTGGTGCCGAGCCGCACCCGGTCGGTGACGCCCGCGAGCCACGACAGCGTCGTGAACGGCTCGTAGAACGGCGCCGGGTACTGCCCGGCGACGTCCGGGGTGATGGCGACGTGGTCGGACACCATCAGCAAGTCGAAGCCGAGGCCTTCCACGGTCCGCGCCCAGGAACGCAGTACGCCGGGGTCCGTGCCCGGACCGAAGTTGGGGACGTTCACGCCGATCTTCACCAGGAAAGGCTATCGAGGTCAAAGCCGTGATCGGAAGGGAACGATCACGGTGTTCGGCGGCTTCGGCCGTGGATCTCGCGGTACATTCGCCTCATGACCGAGAGTCTCGATCCGACGGACTGGGCCATCCTGGTCGAGCTGCAGCAGGACGCCCGGCTGCCGCTCACCGAGCTCGGCCGCCGCGTGAACCTCAGCGCGTCGGCCGCGACCGAACGGCTGCGGCGGCTCGAGGCCGCGGGCGTGATCACCGGCTACCGCGCCGACATCGACCTCGGCAAGGTCGGCTACCCGGTGCTCGCCGTCGTCCGGCTCAAGTACCCCGGCAGCCGGCACGACGCCCTGCACAAGCTGCTCGGCGAGCGCCTCGAGATCCTCGAATGCCTGCGCACGACCGGCGACGACTGCTACACGCTCAAGGTGGCCGCGGCCTCGATGGCCCACCTCGAGCACACGATGGACGAGCTGGCCCAGTTCGGCAGCACGACCACGAACGTCGTCTACAGCCAGACCCTGCCCTACCGCGGACCGCGGGAGCCCGCCCGTGACCTCGACGGCTGAGCGCATCGTCGTCTACGGCGTGACCGGCTCGGGCAAGTCGACGCTCGCGGCCCGGATCGCCGAGCGCACCGGCCTGCCGTACGTCTCGGCCGACGATCTCACCTGGCAGCCGGGCTGGGTAGCGGTACCCGACGAGGAGCAGCGCCGCCGCATCGGCGAGGTGTGCGCGGGCCGGCGCTGGGTCCTCGATGCCGCCTACGGCAGGTGGAAGGACGTCGTGCTGCCGCGCGCGCAGCTCATCGTGGGTCTCGACTACCCGCGCTGGCTCTCGCTGGGCCGCCTGGTGCGCCGGACGGCCGTGCGCTCGGTGACCCGCGAACGGATCTGCAACGGCAACGTCGAGTCGGTCCGCCAGATGCTCTCCGCGGACTCGATCATCCGCTGGCACTTCGCGTCGTTCGCGAGGAAACGGGCGACCATCCGGGCCTGGGCCGCCGAGTCTCCCGGCCCCGAAATCCTCCGGCTGACGTCCCCGCGCGAGACCCGCCGCTGGCTGGACACCCTCTGACCTCAGGTGCCCGGCGGTAACAGCGGTCCGCCGCTCCAGTGCTGGAACACCAGGTTCGTGTGCACGCGGGCGACCTCGTCGCGGGCGGTCAGCTCGTCGAGGACCAGGCGCTGCAGCTCACCGGCGGAGCTGGTCGCGACGTGCGCGAGGAAGTCGTCCGGCCCGGTCAGGTGGTAGACCGCGCGCACCTCGGGCAGCGACAGCAGGTGCTCGACGAACGGGTCCACCAGCGGCCGCCGGTGCGGGCGGACCTGGACGAACAGGAACGCCTCCAGTGGTCGGCCCAGCTTCGCCGCGTCGACCGACGCGTGCTGCCCGGTGATCACGCCGGTGTCCCGCAGCCGGGAGACGCGGTCCAGGCACGTCGACGGCGCGATGCCGACCGCGGCCGCCAGGTCCTTGTTGGTGATCCGGGCATCGTTCTGGAGCAGGCGCAGAATCTCGAGATCAACCGGACTCAGTTCGACGGAATCGGACATCGGCGAATGATATCCGAGACTGTTGTCCTGGATCCGGTGAAAGCTCGATCATGCTGGCATGACCTCCTCGCTGCGCACGCGCGCCGTCCACGCCGGCCGTGACGACCTCACGGACCTCGGCGTGCACGCCGCACCGCTCGACCTGTCGACGACCTACCCGTCCCGCGACAGTGCCGCCGAAGCCGCCCGGATCGACGAGTTCGCCGCCGGCGGCGAACTCGACGGCCCGCCGATCTACGGCCGGGTGGGCAACCCGACCGTCGAACGGTTCGAGCGCGCGCTCGCCGAGCTCGAAGGCTTCGAGCACGGCGTCGCGTTCGCCAGCGGCATGGCCGCTGTCTCGGCCTGCCTGCTTTCCGCGGTGGCGCAAGGGAAACGGCACGTCGTCGCCGTGCGCCCGCTGTACGGCTGCAGCGACCACCTGCTCGAGTCCGGGCTGCTCGGCACCGAGGTCACCTGGGCCGCGCCCGGCGCCGTCGCCGCCGCGCTGCGGCCCGACACCGGGCTGGTGTTCGTCGAAACACCGGCGAACCCGACGCTCGCCGAGACCGACATCGCCGCGCTGGCGGCCGCCTGCGGTGACGTGCCTCTCTTGGTGGACAACACCTTCGCGACCCCGGTGCTCCAGCGCCCGGGCCGCCACGGCGCGCGGATCGTCCTGCACAGCGCGACGAAGTTCCTCGGCGGCCACGGCGACGTGATGGGCGGGATCGTCGCGTGCGACGCCGCGGAAGCCGCCCGGCTGCGGCAGATCCGCTTCGCGACCGGCGGCGTGCTGCACCCGCTCGCCGGATACCTGTTGCTGCGCGGGCTTTCCACGCTGCCGCTGCGCGTCAACGCCGCGTCGGCGACGGCGACGACGCTGGCCGAGCGGCTCGCCGCCCACCCGGCGGTGACGGCCGTCCACTACCCGCGGCTGGGCGGGCCGCTGGTGGCGTTCGAGGTCGACGGCGACCCGCACGCCCTGATCGGCGCGGTCCGGCTGATCACGCCAGCGGTCAGCCTGGGCAGCGTCGACACGCTCATCCAGCACCCCGGATCGATCAGCCACCGGATCGTCGACCCGGGCGACCGGCACGACGCGGGGGTGTCCGACCAGCTGATCCGGCTGTCGGCCGGGCTCGAGGACGTCGAGGATCTCTGGGCCGACCTGGAACAGGCCCTGAAGGTTCTCTAGCCGCAGCAGCCGCCGCCACAGCAGCCACCGCCGCCGCCGGCCGGGACCGCGGGACCGCTCGCGGCCCCGGTGAGGGCGACCGTGGTGAGCAGCTTGACGGTGTCGGTGTGGCCCTCCGGGCAGGCCGCCGGCGCGCCGGATTCGCTCATCGGGCGCAGGAGCTCGAAGGTCTCGGTGCACTCGCGGCAGCGGTAGGCGTAGGTCGGCATGCCGCGATTATCGCCGGAGGAGCCCGCGGATGGGAAGCTGGGCGCGTGCAGCCGCCAACGCTTGCCGACGTCCCGCACCTCGGCCAGGTCGTCCCGTCCCTGCTCGCCGTGCTCGGGGTGCCCGGTTTCGGGAACACGCTGGCGCTGCCGGAGGCCCGCAGCGCCGGGGTGCTGCTGGTCGACGGGCTCGGCTGGGAGCTGCTGGCCGAGCACGCCGCGGACGCGCCGGTGCTGACCGAGCTCGCCCGGGAGTCGCTGCGCGTGGGCTTCCCGTCCACGACGGCCGCCGGGGTGGCGGCGATCGGCACCGGGCTCGCTTCCGGCGAGCACGGCATGGTCGGCTACACGTTCGAGATGCCCGGCACGGGTGTGCTCAACGCGTTGCGCTGGCGCAGCCACGAGGACGGCAGCGACCTCCGTGGCGCGCTCCCGCCCCGCGAGGTGCAGCCGCTGCCGACGACGTTCGAACGGGCGGCCGAAGCGGGCATCGACGCCGCCGTGGTGTCGTCGGCCAAGTTCGCCGACACCGCCTTGACCCGGGCCACGCAGAGCGGTGCGCGGTACGCCGGGGTGCACGCCTTGGGCGACCTCGCCGCGCGGACGCTGTCGGTGCTCGGCGGGCGGGCGTTCTGCTACGCCTACCACAGCGAACTCGACCTGCTCGGGCACGTGTACGGCCCCGGGTCCACCGCGTGGCGGATGCAGCTGCGGCAGATCGACCGGCTCGTCGAGTCCCTTGTGGACGGTCTGCCGGCCGGCGCCCTGCTCGCGGTGGTGGCCGACCACGGCATGGTCACCGTCGAGGACAAGCTCGACCTCGAAGACGTCCCGGAGCTGCTTGCGGGTGTCCGGACCTTCGGGGGCGAGGTGCGCGCCCGGCACGTCTACACCGAGCCGGGTGCGGCCGCAGACGTCCTCGCGGCCTGGCGGGCGGTGCTGGGCGAGCGGGCCTGGGTGCGGTCGCGGGAGGAGGCCGTCGCCGAAGGGTGGTTCGGGCACACGGTCAGCGACCGGGTGCTGCCGCGGATCGGCGACGTCGTCGCGGCGGCCCGGGGACGGTTCGGGATGGTGCGGGGGCTCGCCGAGGCCGTGGAGACGTCGCTGATCGGGCAGCACGGGTCGCTCACCACGGCCGAGCAACTCGTGCCGCTGGCGCTCGTGCAGGGCTGAGCGTTACCCGGAAGGGTCCGATTTCCGGGAAGGTGCTCCGGCGGGAACTTTGCCGTCCGGTGTGCCGACCTGTCCACTGCGTACCCGAGTGACGGGAGTGGGCGGGATGAGCGGGCTGGACGGGATCGGGGTCGTCGGCGCCGGCGGTGAGGGACGGGCCGTCGCGGCCCACCTCGCCTCGCGGGGGCTGCCGGTGCACCTCTGCACGCGGGATCTCGAGGCCGTGGCGGAGATCGCGCGCAGCCGGGAGATCGTCGCCACCGGGGTGCTCGACGGGCGGTTCCCGCTGCGGGAGGTGACGGCGGATCCCGCAGCGCTTGCCGGGCGGGCCGTGGTGCTGGTCGCGACGGTGACGACCGCTTACCCGGAGGTCGCCGTCCGGCTCGCGCCGTACCTTCGCCCGGGACAGGTCGTCGTGTTGTTCTCCAGCAAGCTGTGCGGGAGCGTCGAGTTCGCGCACGCGCTCGCCGCCGCCGGGGCACCGGAGGTCGACGTCGTCGAGACCGACGCGCTGTTCGCCGCGCGGCCGTCCGGGACCGGCGGCGTGACCGTGCTGGGCGCCAAGGGCTGGAACCTGATCTCCGGCAGCACGCCGGCCGCCGTCGCCCGGCACGCCGGGCTGCTGCGCGAGTGGTTCCCGATGCTGGAGGTCGCACGCAACCCGGTGGAACGCGGCCTGCACGACTTCGGCGCGGTCGCGCACGTGCCGATCGCGCTCGCCAACCTCGGCACCATCGACCGCGCGGAGGAGCTGCTCTTCTACGTCGAAGGCGTTTCCCACCGCACGGTCGCGCTGCTGGAACGGACCGAGGCCGAGTTCGCCGCCGTCGCCCGGGCCTACGACGCCCGGCTGCTACCCATGACCGAGGTCCTCGACCGCTACTACGGCTGCCCGGCCACGACGCTGCTCGACGCGTTGCGGACGGTGGAGCCGTACCGGACGATCGCCGCGCCGACCAGCCTCGACCACCGCTTCCTCACCGAGGACATCCGCTCCACGCTCGTGCCGCTGCAGGCACTCGCGCGGTGTGCCGGGGTCGCCACGCCCATGGTCGACGCCGCCATCACGATCATGTCCGTGCTCGGGGGCGAGGACTTCCGCCGGTCCGGGCGGACACTGGCCCGGCTCGGCTGGGACGGGCTCGGCCACACCGGGATCCTGCGCCGGCTGCGGACTGGCTGCCGGGTGGCGGGCCGCGCGGCCTGAGCCCCACTGACATCTGGTGTGATCGAAGGGCCAGCACACGTGATTGGAGAGTCGACACGCGTGATTGGAGGGTCGACGCGCGTGCCTGGACGGACGACACGTGTGCCTGGGCGGTCGGCTCGCCGGGGCGGGGGCGGATACCGTTCGGGCGTGCCTCGACGGAATCGTCCCGGCCGCCGCGCGGACGGCGGGCCGCCCGAACGCGACCTCGGTGCCGCGACCGGCTGGGCCCGCGCCGAGTCCGGGTCGGACGGCGATTGGCTCGTGCGGACCGTGCCCGGCTCGCAGGCGACCAAGTTCTACCGCTGCCCCGGCTGCGACCACGAGATCCGGCCGGGCACGCCGCACCTCGTCGTCTGGCCGGCCGACGACACCGGCTCGGTCGCCGACCGGCGGCACTGGCACCGGCCCTGCTGGGACGCCCGGGCCCGCCGGCGGCCGAACCGCCGCTGGTGACGCTTCGCTCTGGAGTTTTCAAGCAACGCCCGGCTCAGCGCCGGTAGTGCCGCGACATCGCGCCGTCGTACATCTCCTCCGTGTACTCGGTGAAGCCGAGCCGCTCCGCCACCCGCAGCGACGGCTTGTTGTCGACGCTCACGCTCGCCAGCACCGGCAGCGACGGCAGGTCCCGGGCACACCACTGCAGGATCGCCAGGCCGGCCTCGACCGCGTAGCCCTTGCCCCACGCCGACGGCCGGAACCGGTAGCCGAGGTTCAGCACCTTCTCGCCGTGGAACTCCCGCAGCCGCACCCCGCACATGCCGATCACCTCGGTGCCGCCGCGTTCGGTCACCGCCGGGTAGCCGAAGCCGTGCTCGGCCCAGTGCGCCAGCCACTCCGAGAACATCGCCGACGCGCGCGGGACGTCGGGCGGGTCGGGGTTGAAGCGGTTGGTGCGCGGGTCGGTGTGGATGTCGACCATCGCCTGCCGGTCCGCCTCCTGGGGCGGACGCAGCAGCAGCCGGTCGGTTTCGATGTCGGTGAACACAGCGGCGAAGCTAGCGCGGGGGTCCGACAAAATGGCCCGCATGACCGAACTGCCGCTGGTCCTCCTCCACGCCTTTCCCCTGGACGCCCGCATGTGGAACGCGGTGCGCGAGCCCCTCGCGTCACACCTTCGGGTGATTACCCCGGACCAGCGCGGGCTGGGCCGCTCGCCGTTGCCGGAGTCCGATCGCGAACCGAGCCTCGAGGACGCCGCGCGCGACGTCGTCGCCCTGCTGGACCGCCTGGAGCTGGACCGCGTCGTGCTCGGCGGCTGCTCGATGGGCGGCTACCTCGCGATGGCCGTGCTGCGGCTGGCGCCGGAGCGGGTCGGCGGGCTCGTGCTCATCGACACGAAGGCCACGGCCGACACGCCCGAGGCCGCCCAGACCCGGCTGGACGTCGCCAAGCGGGTCGAAGCCGAGGGCATCCGGGGCTGGCTCGCCGAGGCCAACCTGCCCAACCTGCTGGCCGGGTCGACGCGCGAGCAGCGCCCGGACGTGGTCGAGACCGTCCGGGAGATCATCGAATCGCAGCCGCCCGCCGGGATCTCGTGGACGGCGCTGGCCCTGCGGACGCGCCCGGACTCCCTCGACCTGCTGCGCGAGTCGGGAATCCCCGCGCTGGTCGTCGTCGGCGAAAAGGACCCGATCACCCCCGTGGGGGCGGCGAGCGCCATGGTCGAGGTGCTGGACGGCGCGACGCTGGTGGTGCTGCCGGGCGCCGGGCACCTGACCCCGCTGGAGGACCCGGCGGGCGTGGTCGAGGCGATCCTGTCCTGGTACCCGGCAACTCACGAGAAGTAGGCAGCGAGCGCAGCGTGGGCTTCGGGCAGCCGGTGCGGGAACCGCTGAGCGATCACGAAGCGCCACACCACGGCGTAGAGCTCTCGCAGCCGCGTGAAGAAGCGAAGCGCGTCTTCGTCGACCTCGCCCGGGTACGCGGCCAGGTACTCCGGGCCGCCCTGCCGGGCGAGGATGCCGAGGTCCCAGGCCAGTGGCCCGCGCCAGGTGTCTTCGAAGTCCAGCCAGCACGGGCCGGCGGGAGTGGCGATCAGGTTGCCGGGGTGCGCGTCGCCGTGCAGGGGCTGCACGGCGCCGTCCGGCAGCGTCGCGGCGAGACGGGCCGTCTCGCCGCGCAAGCGGGAGTCCAGGTCGTGCCGGTCGAAGATGCGTTCGAGGTCGTCGAGCGGGCCGCGCCGGGGCAGTTCGCCGGGGTACTCGCGCAGGGCCGCGTGCACCTCGGCGAGCGAGCGCGCGACGACGTCCGGTGCGTACCGGTGGTCCGGATCGTGCGGGGTGTGGTGCCAGAGCGTGACCGGCAGGCCCTCGGCGAAATGCGGTCCGGCCGGGGGATCCGTGGCCGGTGAGACGACGGGCACACCACGTTCCGTGAGGAACCGGGAGACGGCGACGTCCCGCTCCTGCCAGGCCGGCCCGGGCCGCGCCAGGCGGACGGTCCCCGGCACCCGCGCGACCAGCGGACCCAGCTTCACCAGCACGTTCGAGCGTTCGTGGAGCACCTCAGGCTCGTGCTCGCGCAGGCCCAGCCGGGAGGTCACGGTCAGTGCCGCGCGAACCGCGGTGAGCGTGTATTCGTCGGCCACGGCCCGATCTTGCCAGCCGGTGCGCGCGACTGTCGGTAGCGAGGGCTACGATCCCCTTGACCGCCGGAACCGGGCCTCGCCCGCGCCCGGCGGCCGGACGATGACCACCACAAGGTTTCAGTGTTGGAGGCAGGAGTGACGGCCGTAGCCCCCAAGCCGATCGCCACGCGCCCGTACCCCGCGCGCGAGTCGGTTAAGGGTTCGTACCTGCTGCGGTTGTTCCGCACGACGGACCACAAGCAGATCGGGATCATGTACCTGGTCACGTCGTTCGCCTTCTTCATGGCGGGCGGCGCGATGGCGATGCTCATCCGCACCGAGCTGGCGCGGCCCGGGCAGCAGTTCCTGTCGCAGGAGCAGTACAACCAGCTGTTCACCATGCACGGCACGGTGATGCTGCTGCTGTACGCGACCCCGATCCTCTTCGGATTCGCGAACTTCGTGCTCCCGCTGCAGATCGGCTCGCCGGACGTCGCGTTCCCGCGGCTGAACGCGTTCTCGTACTGGCTGTACCTCTTCGGCGGCCTGATCGTGCTGTCCGGCTTCCTGACCCCGGGTGGCGCCGCCGACTTCGGCTGGTTCGCCTACACCCCGCTGTCGGACGCGATCCACTCGCCGGGCGTCGGCGCGGACCTGTGGATCTCCGGCCTGGTGGTCTCCGGTCTCGGCACCATCCTCGGCGCGGTCAACATGGTCACCACCGTGGTCTGCCTGCGCGCGCCGGGCATGACGATGTACCGGATGCCGATCTTCACCTGGAACATCCTGGTGACGTCGATCCTGATCCTGCTCGCCTTCCCGATCCTGACCGCGGCCCTGATGGGCCTGCTGGCGGACCGGCACCTCGGGGCGCACGTGTTCGACCCCGAAAACGGCGGCGTGATCCTCTGGCAGCACCTGTTCTGGTTCTTCGGCCATCCCGAGGTGTACATCGTCGCGCTGCCGTTCTTCGGCATCGTGTCGGAGATCTTCCCGGTGTTCAGCCGCAAGCCGCTGTTCGGCTACAAGAGCCTGGTCTGGGCGACGCTGGCGATCGCGGCCCTGTCGGTCGCGGTGTGGGCGCACCACATGTACGCCACCGGCGCCGTGCTGCTGCCGTTCTTCTCCTTCATGACGTTCCTGATCGCCGTTCCGACCGGCATCAAGTTCTTCAACTGGATCGGCACCATGTGGAAGGGCCAGCTGTCCTTCGAGACGCCGATGATCTTCTCGATGGGCTTCATCGTCACGTTCCTCTTCGGCGGCCTGACCGGCATCATGCTGGCCGCGCCGGCGATCGACTTCCACGTGTCGGACAGCTACTTCGTCGTCGCGCACTTCCACTACGTGCTCTACGGCACGATCGTGTTCGCCACCTTCGCCGGCATCTACTTCTGGTTCCCGAAGATCACCGGCCGGATGATGGACGAGAAGCTCGGCAAGTGGCACTTCTGGACCACGTTCATCGGCTTCCACGGCACGTTCCTCGTCCAGCACTGGCTGGGTGCCGAGGGCATGCCGCGCCGGTACGCGGACTACCTGACCAGTGACGGCTTCACGACGCTGAACACGATCTCGACGATCGGCGCGTACATCCTCGGTGCCTCGACGCTGCCGTTCCTCTGGAACGTCTTCAAGAGCTACCGGTACGGCGAGATCGTCACGGTGGACGACCCGTGGGGCTACGGCAACTCGCTCGAATGGGCGACGTCCTGCCCGCCGCCGCGGCACAACTTCACCGAGCTGCCCCGGATCCGCTCCGAGCGGCCCGCGTTCGAGCTGCACTACCCGCACATGATCGAGCGCCTCCACAAGGAGGGCGAGATCGGCTTCTTCGGGAAGCAGAAGCTCAACGGCCACGCGGCCCCGTCGCAGGTGCTCACCGAAGCGGTGATCCCGGGAGACCACTCCGGGGACAACGCGAGCGAGCAAGGCGACAAGTAGGACCCTGATCGAGTGAGCGCGTGCCCGGCTTTTGTGAAGCCGGGCACGCGCTCTACTTGTGTCCGAGCACGGACCGGCAGA
This genomic window from Amycolatopsis mongoliensis contains:
- a CDS encoding GNAT family N-acetyltransferase; its protein translation is MRAILSDPRASFAAVFTDIETDRLLLRPPQEADRQAMVDIHTDPRTNRFNPDPPDVPRASAMFSEWLAHWAEHGFGYPAVTERGGTEVIGMCGVRLREFHGEKVLNLGYRFRPSAWGKGYAVEAGLAILQWCARDLPSLPVLASVSVDNKPSLRVAERLGFTEYTEEMYDGAMSRHYRR
- a CDS encoding Lrp/AsnC family transcriptional regulator, whose product is MTESLDPTDWAILVELQQDARLPLTELGRRVNLSASAATERLRRLEAAGVITGYRADIDLGKVGYPVLAVVRLKYPGSRHDALHKLLGERLEILECLRTTGDDCYTLKVAAASMAHLEHTMDELAQFGSTTTNVVYSQTLPYRGPREPARDLDG
- a CDS encoding P-loop NTPase family protein; translation: MTSTAERIVVYGVTGSGKSTLAARIAERTGLPYVSADDLTWQPGWVAVPDEEQRRRIGEVCAGRRWVLDAAYGRWKDVVLPRAQLIVGLDYPRWLSLGRLVRRTAVRSVTRERICNGNVESVRQMLSADSIIRWHFASFARKRATIRAWAAESPGPEILRLTSPRETRRWLDTL
- a CDS encoding NAD/NADP-dependent octopine/nopaline dehydrogenase family protein, yielding MSGLDGIGVVGAGGEGRAVAAHLASRGLPVHLCTRDLEAVAEIARSREIVATGVLDGRFPLREVTADPAALAGRAVVLVATVTTAYPEVAVRLAPYLRPGQVVVLFSSKLCGSVEFAHALAAAGAPEVDVVETDALFAARPSGTGGVTVLGAKGWNLISGSTPAAVARHAGLLREWFPMLEVARNPVERGLHDFGAVAHVPIALANLGTIDRAEELLFYVEGVSHRTVALLERTEAEFAAVARAYDARLLPMTEVLDRYYGCPATTLLDALRTVEPYRTIAAPTSLDHRFLTEDIRSTLVPLQALARCAGVATPMVDAAITIMSVLGGEDFRRSGRTLARLGWDGLGHTGILRRLRTGCRVAGRAA
- a CDS encoding trans-sulfuration enzyme family protein, which produces MTSSLRTRAVHAGRDDLTDLGVHAAPLDLSTTYPSRDSAAEAARIDEFAAGGELDGPPIYGRVGNPTVERFERALAELEGFEHGVAFASGMAAVSACLLSAVAQGKRHVVAVRPLYGCSDHLLESGLLGTEVTWAAPGAVAAALRPDTGLVFVETPANPTLAETDIAALAAACGDVPLLVDNTFATPVLQRPGRHGARIVLHSATKFLGGHGDVMGGIVACDAAEAARLRQIRFATGGVLHPLAGYLLLRGLSTLPLRVNAASATATTLAERLAAHPAVTAVHYPRLGGPLVAFEVDGDPHALIGAVRLITPAVSLGSVDTLIQHPGSISHRIVDPGDRHDAGVSDQLIRLSAGLEDVEDLWADLEQALKVL
- a CDS encoding Lrp/AsnC family transcriptional regulator, which codes for MSDSVELSPVDLEILRLLQNDARITNKDLAAAVGIAPSTCLDRVSRLRDTGVITGQHASVDAAKLGRPLEAFLFVQVRPHRRPLVDPFVEHLLSLPEVRAVYHLTGPDDFLAHVATSSAGELQRLVLDELTARDEVARVHTNLVFQHWSGGPLLPPGT
- a CDS encoding alpha/beta fold hydrolase, producing the protein MTELPLVLLHAFPLDARMWNAVREPLASHLRVITPDQRGLGRSPLPESDREPSLEDAARDVVALLDRLELDRVVLGGCSMGGYLAMAVLRLAPERVGGLVLIDTKATADTPEAAQTRLDVAKRVEAEGIRGWLAEANLPNLLAGSTREQRPDVVETVREIIESQPPAGISWTALALRTRPDSLDLLRESGIPALVVVGEKDPITPVGAASAMVEVLDGATLVVLPGAGHLTPLEDPAGVVEAILSWYPATHEK
- a CDS encoding alkaline phosphatase family protein, with amino-acid sequence MQPPTLADVPHLGQVVPSLLAVLGVPGFGNTLALPEARSAGVLLVDGLGWELLAEHAADAPVLTELARESLRVGFPSTTAAGVAAIGTGLASGEHGMVGYTFEMPGTGVLNALRWRSHEDGSDLRGALPPREVQPLPTTFERAAEAGIDAAVVSSAKFADTALTRATQSGARYAGVHALGDLAARTLSVLGGRAFCYAYHSELDLLGHVYGPGSTAWRMQLRQIDRLVESLVDGLPAGALLAVVADHGMVTVEDKLDLEDVPELLAGVRTFGGEVRARHVYTEPGAAADVLAAWRAVLGERAWVRSREEAVAEGWFGHTVSDRVLPRIGDVVAAARGRFGMVRGLAEAVETSLIGQHGSLTTAEQLVPLALVQG
- a CDS encoding FmdB family zinc ribbon protein, yielding MPTYAYRCRECTETFELLRPMSESGAPAACPEGHTDTVKLLTTVALTGAASGPAVPAGGGGGCCGGGCCG
- the ctaD gene encoding aa3-type cytochrome oxidase subunit I, with protein sequence MTAVAPKPIATRPYPARESVKGSYLLRLFRTTDHKQIGIMYLVTSFAFFMAGGAMAMLIRTELARPGQQFLSQEQYNQLFTMHGTVMLLLYATPILFGFANFVLPLQIGSPDVAFPRLNAFSYWLYLFGGLIVLSGFLTPGGAADFGWFAYTPLSDAIHSPGVGADLWISGLVVSGLGTILGAVNMVTTVVCLRAPGMTMYRMPIFTWNILVTSILILLAFPILTAALMGLLADRHLGAHVFDPENGGVILWQHLFWFFGHPEVYIVALPFFGIVSEIFPVFSRKPLFGYKSLVWATLAIAALSVAVWAHHMYATGAVLLPFFSFMTFLIAVPTGIKFFNWIGTMWKGQLSFETPMIFSMGFIVTFLFGGLTGIMLAAPAIDFHVSDSYFVVAHFHYVLYGTIVFATFAGIYFWFPKITGRMMDEKLGKWHFWTTFIGFHGTFLVQHWLGAEGMPRRYADYLTSDGFTTLNTISTIGAYILGASTLPFLWNVFKSYRYGEIVTVDDPWGYGNSLEWATSCPPPRHNFTELPRIRSERPAFELHYPHMIERLHKEGEIGFFGKQKLNGHAAPSQVLTEAVIPGDHSGDNASEQGDK
- a CDS encoding phosphotransferase, with the translated sequence MADEYTLTAVRAALTVTSRLGLREHEPEVLHERSNVLVKLGPLVARVPGTVRLARPGPAWQERDVAVSRFLTERGVPVVSPATDPPAGPHFAEGLPVTLWHHTPHDPDHRYAPDVVARSLAEVHAALREYPGELPRRGPLDDLERIFDRHDLDSRLRGETARLAATLPDGAVQPLHGDAHPGNLIATPAGPCWLDFEDTWRGPLAWDLGILARQGGPEYLAAYPGEVDEDALRFFTRLRELYAVVWRFVIAQRFPHRLPEAHAALAAYFS
- a CDS encoding LLM class flavin-dependent oxidoreductase, whose translation is MKIGVNVPNFGPGTDPGVLRSWARTVEGLGFDLLMVSDHVAITPDVAGQYPAPFYEPFTTLSWLAGVTDRVRLGTTVLVVPYRHPLLVARMAANLDALSGGRLVLGAGIGWAKQEFDALGVPFEQRGKLTSEYLRAIRAAWADHDDYRAGPIPLWLGGHSDAGLRRAVELGDAWHPLRMTMSGFREGLERLKTLAGDRPVPAFAPRILLRVTGTPVTGPDRRAGEGTLDQVLDDLAQLRALGAETVVLDPFDADPAETLHPEVAWRDLAAVAASWKENR